Proteins from a single region of Amblyomma americanum isolate KBUSLIRL-KWMA chromosome 10, ASM5285725v1, whole genome shotgun sequence:
- the LOC144108341 gene encoding uncharacterized protein LOC144108341, whose product MKEDTVLPCDGICSHILLDWLPVDKTADLAGPYPANVTRFLQGARSYRGTEFGVSFNSHARIKMKEALADPSSRKHLNSLIEKRVTYFGYINTDTYMFNASEMTELLRVLKTLKLIVRENKPAEKSAHTFLASAWRSVTDRVSAEDVVSAFK is encoded by the exons ATGAAGGAAGACACAGTGCTTCCCTGCGACGGCATCTGCAGCCACATCCTCCTGGACTGGCTGCCCGTCGACAAAACCGCCGACCTGGCCGGCCCTTACCCGGCCAACGTGACGAGATTCCTGCAGGGAGCGCGTTCCTACCGCGGCACAGAGTTCGGCGTTTCCTTCAACAGCCA CGCCAGGATCAAGATGAAGGAGGCCTTGGCGGATCCTTCTTCAAGGAAGCACCTGAACAGCCTGATTGAGAAAAGGGTTACTTACTTTGGCTACATCAACACCGACACCTATATGTTCAATGCCTCTGAGATGACGGAGTTATTGAGGGTACTCAAG ACGCTTAAGCTGATCGTAAGGGAGAACAAGCCAGCTGAAAAAAGTGCACACACCTTCCTGGCCTCCGCTTGGCGATCCGTAACTGACAGAGTGTCGGCTGAGGACGTGGTGTCGGCATTTAAGTAA